One part of the Oncorhynchus kisutch isolate 150728-3 linkage group LG22, Okis_V2, whole genome shotgun sequence genome encodes these proteins:
- the LOC109867037 gene encoding fibroblast growth factor 3-like — MVIILVLLLVNVLHPSHQKLRSSSVVRTSTPQSVGGQSCVLRQRRDAVGRGGVYEHLEGAPRHRKLYCATKYHLQIHPNGKIDGTLEEHNPFSILEITAVDVGLVMIKGLFSGRYLAMNQKGRLHASAAFTQECEFMERIHELGYNTYASRRYRTTPHSTSTGSRRRVSAGRLWYVSINGKGQPRRGLKTRKTEKASLFLPRVLGNEDHDMVHLLINSSLGYRQNALRLTREQGRGDRDVSISRELDDKSHLSDTWTVGRA; from the exons ATGGTTATAATTCTGGTCTTGCTATTGGTGAATGTATTACACCCCAGTCACCAAAAGCTTCGTTCTTCTTCGGTGGTAAGGACATCTACTCCGCAGAGTGTCGGTGGGCAGAGCTGTGTCCTCAGGCAGCGCAGGGATGCTGTGGGGCGCGGAGGAGTGTATGAGCACCTTGAGGGAGCACCGAGACACAGAAAGCTGTACTGTGCCACAAAATATCACTTACAAATACATCCCAATGGGAAAATAGATGGGACCCTGGAGGAGCATAACCCTTTCA GTATATTGGAGATCACAGCAGTGGATGTGGGACTGGTGATGATTAAAGGACTGTTCTCCGGGAGATATCTGGCCATGAACCAAAAAGGACGACTACATGCATCT GCTGCCTTCACCCAGGAGTGTGAGTTCATGGAGCGGATCCATGAGTTAGGCTACAACACCTACGCCTCCCGCCGCTACCGGACAACCCCACACTCCACCTCAACAGGAAGTAGGCGAAGGGTGAGCGCTGGGAGGCTGTGGTATGTGTCAATCAATGGAAAGGGCCAGCCAAGGCGGGGCCTGAAGACCCGAAAGACAGAGAAGGCCTCCCTCTTCCTGCCTAGGGTCCTGGGCAACGAGGACCATGACATGGTTCACCTGTTGATCAACAGTAGTCTGGGGTACAGGCAGAATGCCCTCAGACTCACAAGGGAACAGGGCAGAGGAGATAGAGATGTGTCCATCTCCAGGGAGCTTGATGACAAGTCTCACTTGTCAGACACGTGGACTGTGGGAAGAGCATGA